CACCCCCCGCTCAAGATGGCCGACGTGGAGTAGAAGCGCGTGGACTCGGAGGACAGGTACCAGCCCCCGGCCAGAGAGGAGGTGGACACGGTGACGGGGCCCAGCAGGATGTCGGAGTGCCAGCCCTTCAGCGCCCCCCCGGACCCGGGCCGGGCCAGGTGCTGCTGGCTGCGGGACAGGCCGAACAGGAAGCTGGTGGCGCTGTCCTCCATGCTGCCGCTGCGGTGCAGGTGGTGGGAACAGGTGTGGGCGGGGGGAGGTTTGGTGAAGCCGGCGGAGGCCGGGGGGGCGCCTCGCTCCGGGCCGGCGACCTCCTCCTTGTCGGGGCTCTGCTCCGGGGTGGACTGCTCAGAGACCTCCTCCACCGGGGAGAACTGGCAGGGCTTACTGGCGGCCTCGGGCCGGTGGGCGGAGCTTCTGGCCGGCTCGCCGTGAGACTTGATGTCCAGAGAGAAGGAGCGTTTGAGACGGACACTGTCCTCGGGCCCCTCAGAGAGCTGCAGGACGCTCAGGGCCTGGGACAGGTGCTCCTCAGGGCCCTCTGCGAGGACACAGGGCAGGGTGAGGGGCTCCAGACGGGCCGGGCCAGGTTCCCCGGGTTCCCCAGGTTCCCTAGGGGCCTCCGGGTCCAGACAGGCTGGAGGCTCCGGGGCCTGGAACTGAGCAGAGGCCTCAGCGCTGGGCTCAGACTGAGGGAGGAGCTTCAGTCTGGACTCAGCTCCAGGactttttatcttcttctcaAAGTCCAGCAGTTGACCCAGGAAGTTAAAGTTAGGAGAGATGGTCGGACGCTTCTCCTTCACGAACCTGCGGGGAGCACCAATCAGCACATTAGAGGAGCTAGCACGCTAGTCGTTAGCACAACAAGAGGCTACTGCTAGCTGGgaggataggaagagctactgttacagctactgttagcaagaggctaggaagagctactgttagcaaggaggctaggaagagctactgttagagctactgttagcaagAGGCTAGGATCCCacgaggagctactgttagctaggaggctaagaagagctactgttagcaaggaggctaggaagagctactgttagagctactgttagctaggaagagctactgttagctaggaagagctactgttagagctactgttagcaagaggctaggaagagctactgttagagctactgttagctaggaagagctactgttagcaagaggctaggaagagttactgttagagctactgttagctaggaagagctactgttagagctactgttagcaagAGGCTAGGATCTCacgaggagctactgttagctaggaggctacaaggagctactactagctaggaggctaggaggagctagtgttagctaggaggagctagtgttagctgggaggagctagtgttagctgggaggctaggaggagctagtgttagctaggaggctaggaggagctagtgttagctaggaggagctagtgctagctgggaggagctagtgttagctaggaggagctagtgttagctaggaggctaggaggagctactgttagctaggaggagctagtgctagctaggaggagctagtgttagctaggaggctaggaggagctagtgttagctaggaggctaggaggagctagtgttagctaggaggagctactgttagctaggaggagctagtgctagctgggaggagctagtgttagctgggaggctaggaggagctagtgttagctaggaggctaggaggagctagtgttagctaggaggctaggaggagctactgttagctaggaggagctagtgctagctaggaggagctagtgctagctgggaggagctagtgttagctgggaggagctagtgttagctgggaggctaggagctGGCTAATGACCTGTAGGCCTCGTCCAGAGACATGTCCATCCTCTTCATGATGTAGGCGATGGCGATGGTGGCGGAGCGCGAGATCCCGGCCAGACAGTGGACGAGGACTCGAGCGTTGGACGCTTTAGCTTTTTCTGAAACAACAGAGTTGAGACGGAGCTGAAAACAGGACggagtcacatccacagactCTTTGTGGGTCCAGGTGAACACGGTACCTATGAACTCCACCGAACGGTCCAACCACGGCAGGATCTTCTCACAGAACGAGTCGTTGACCGGGACGCGCAGGAAGTGGGACTCAGGGATGAAGTCCGGTTTGGGGCAGGTGTTGCTGGCGTTGAGGACGTAGGCGATGTCGTTCTGCTGCATCAGGTCCtggagaacaaacacacagtcagttCATCTTCTAAATAGAAGCTCCGCCCTCTAGCGCCCCCCGCTGGACTCGGTACAGGCAGCGGGTCCTGGTTCTGAGGAGGTCTCACCTTGTTGAGGACGTCCCTCTGGCAGCCCAGGTACAGGTGGGGCAGGATGCGGGTCGGGCCCAGGTTGGTGACGGGTAAACAGGGCTGAGACATGCAGGAGGGAACCAGGGAGGACTTCCCCTCACACAGACCAGGGAACAGGTGGGAGAACTCGGAGAACCCACCTAGAACCCAGACACAGGTATTAGCTCTCATTTAAAAcctcctattattattattatatttatactttatcTGTTCTTTTTAATGACCTGATGTTTATTGTTCAGTGTTTGGTAAAAGGTTCTGAATAAAGTTCATTCAACtagatttatttaatattctaTTATATTAACATCAGAGCTGCTCTGAGGAGGATTTAGTGACTGGTGACATTTAAAGAGGGAAGTGATGATGATCGTGTTCATATTCTAgatgataaatgtgttttatacgATGAGGACATGTCTGACCTGAGAGCAG
This portion of the Mugil cephalus isolate CIBA_MC_2020 chromosome 22, CIBA_Mcephalus_1.1, whole genome shotgun sequence genome encodes:
- the dusp16 gene encoding dual specificity protein phosphatase 16: MSRSGSGMPRPGSVRPIGAEALVALLEGGLDRVVLIDSRPFVDYNCSHILEAVNVNCSKLMKRRLQQDKVQIPELLQHSAKNKLELHGDQEVVVYDQTSSDPTSLGSESFLSVLLVKLERSFPSVHLLSGGFSEFSHLFPGLCEGKSSLVPSCMSQPCLPVTNLGPTRILPHLYLGCQRDVLNKDLMQQNDIAYVLNASNTCPKPDFIPESHFLRVPVNDSFCEKILPWLDRSVEFIEKAKASNARVLVHCLAGISRSATIAIAYIMKRMDMSLDEAYRFVKEKRPTISPNFNFLGQLLDFEKKIKSPGAESRLKLLPQSEPSAEASAQFQAPEPPACLDPEAPREPGEPGEPGPARLEPLTLPCVLAEGPEEHLSQALSVLQLSEGPEDSVRLKRSFSLDIKSHGEPARSSAHRPEAASKPCQFSPVEEVSEQSTPEQSPDKEEVAGPERGAPPASAGFTKPPPAHTCSHHLHRSGSMEDSATSFLFGLSRSQQHLARPGSGGALKGWHSDILLGPVTVSTSSLAGGWYLSSESTRFYSTSAILSGGCGHGLEAVRRRSRRPTGDHGDSRRSWHEESSFEKQLKRRSCQMEFGDGRTDSRSREDVGGGQSSFSGSMEVIQVS